A window of Citrus sinensis cultivar Valencia sweet orange chromosome 7, DVS_A1.0, whole genome shotgun sequence contains these coding sequences:
- the LOC102629885 gene encoding bifunctional aspartate aminotransferase and glutamate/aspartate-prephenate aminotransferase has protein sequence MANSLHSSTSFISNPVNLGHSKIPAQIPGSVSFPSRYLHNFNLNKSDGRVLRVMACSGVEEVQVDVSLSPRVNAVKPSKTVAITDQATALAQAGVSVIRLAAGEPDFDTPVLIAEAGINAIREGFTRYTPNAGTLELRSAICHKLKEENGLSYTPDQILVSNGAKQSILQAVLAVCSPGDEVIIPAPFWVSYPEMARIADATPVILPTRISENFLLDPKVLESKLTEKSRLLILCSPSNPTGSVYPKNLLDEIARIVAKHPRLLVLSDEIYEHIIYAPATHTSFASLPGMWERTLTVNGFSKAFAMTGWRLGYIAGPKHFVAACNKIQSQFTSGASSISQKAGVAALGLGYAGGEVVSKMVKAFRERRDFLVKSFGELEGVKMSEPQGAFYLFIDFSSYYGSEAEGFGKIENSESLCRYLLDKAQVALVPGDAFGDDTCIRISYAASLTTLQAAVERIKKGLLTLRPGVLV, from the exons ATGGCTAATTCTCTTCATTCATCAACTAGCTTCATCTCCAATCCGGTCAATTTGGGACACAGCAAAATCCCCGCCCAAATACCCGGATCCGTTTCTTTCCCTTCCCGGTATCTTCACAATTTCAATCTCAACAA gAGTGATGGAAGAGTGCTGAGAGTGATGGCATGTAGTGGGGTGGAAGAAGTACAAGTTGATGTATCTTTGAGTCCGAGAGTTAATGCTGTGAAGCCCTCCAAGACCGTGGCCATTACTGACCAGGCGACGGCACTGGCTCAGGCTGGTGTGTCTGTTATTCGGTTGGCTGCTGGCGAGCCTGATTTTGATACCCCAGTCCTTATTGCAGAG GCAGGGATAAATGCAATTCGTGAGGGTTTCACAAGGTACACTCCAAATGCGGGTACTTTGGAGCTTCGTTCAGCAATTTGTCATAAACTTAAAG AGGAGAATGGTTTGTCATATACACCTGATCAGATTTTGGTCAGCAATGGAGCAAAGCAGAGCATTCTTCAAGCGGTTCTTGCTGTCTGTTCTCCAGGAGATGAG GTTATAATTCCTGCACCATTTTGGGTTAGTTACCCGGAAATGGCCAGGATCGCTGATGCAACACCTGTGATTCTTCCAACACGCATTTctgaaaattttctcttggaTCCAAAGGTTCTTGAGTCCAAACTCACTGAGAAGTCAAGACTGTTGATTCTTTGTTCTCCATCTAACCCAACAGGATCTGTTTACCCCAAGAACTTGCTTGATGAGATTGCAAGGATTGTAGCAAAGCATCCCAGGCTTCTG GTTCTGTCTGATGAAATATATGAGCACATAATTTACGCACCTGCAACTCACACAAGCTTTGCATCTTTGCCGGGCATGTGGGAGAGGACTTTGACAGTTAATGGGTTCTCTAAG GCCTTTGCTATGACTGGTTGGCGACTTGGATATATTGCCGGCCCTAAGCATTTTGTTGCAGCATGTAATAAGATCCAGAGTCAG TTCACTTCAGGTGCCAGTAGTATATCTCAAAAAGCTGGTGTTGCTGCATTAGGTTTGGGCTATGCTGGCGGGGAGGTAGTTTCGAAAATGGTGAAAGCTTTCAGAGAGCGGCGGGATTTCTTGGTTAAAAGCTTCGGAGAATTGGAGGGCGTCAAAATGTCAGAACCTCAG GGAGCTTTCTATCTCTTCATTGATTTCAGCTCTTACTATGGATCAGAGGCTGAAGGCTTTGGGAAAATTGAGAATTCAGAGTCTCTTTGTCGATACTTGTTGGACAAGGCTCAG GTTGCATTAGTTCCTGGAGATGCATTCGGTGATGACACTTGCATCCGCATCTCCTATGCAGCGTCCCTCACCACCCTACAGGCTGCTGTGGAGAGAATTAAGAAAGGTCTTCTCACGCTCAGACCTGGTGTACTGGTTTGA
- the LOC102629602 gene encoding protein NEN4 isoform X2 produces the protein MDGFIPSQAAGTAEIVFFDLETTVPRRAGQRFWVLEFGAIVVCPRKLVELESFSTLIKPKDLSAVALKSSRCDGITREAVESAPEFEEVAEKIFSILNGRVWAGHNIRRFDCARIKEAFAEIGKPAPVPVGMIDSLGVLTEKFGRRAGNMKMATLASYFGLGQQKHRSLDDVRMNLEVLKHCATVLFLESSLPNTFNSNLQSSLTVTTRSRSNGKLPCREETSRKSPPISLGYQR, from the exons ATGGACGGTTTTATTCCAAGTCAAGCAGCAGGCACAGCAGAGATTGTGTTTTTTGACTTGGAGACAACAGTGCCCAGAAGAGCCGGGCAGCGGTTCTGGGTGCTGGAGTTCGGAGCAATCGTAGTCTGTCCGCGGAAACTCGTGGAGCTTGAGAGCTTCAGCACCCTCATAAAGCCAAAAGATTTGTCAGCTGTTGCATTGAAGTCTAGTAGATGTGATGGGATAACAAGGGAAGCTGTTGAGAGTGCGCCTGAATTTGAGGAAGTTGCTGAAAAAATCTTCAGCATCTTGAATGGCAGAGTGTGGGCAGGGCATAATATACGGAGATTTGACTGTGCTCGTATCAAAGAGGCATTTGCTGAAATTGGTAAGCCGGCGCCTGTGCCTGTTGGAATGATTGATTCTTTAGGAGTCTTGACTGAAAAATTTGGCAGAAGAGCTGGTAACATGAAG ATGGCGACATTAGCTTCATATTTTGGGCTAGGACAGCAAAAGCACAGAAGCCTGGATGATGTTCGGATGAATTTGGAGGTCCTGAAGCATTGTGCAACTGTGCTCTTCCTG GAATCAAGCCTCCCAAATACATTTAATAGCAATTTGCAAAGCTCCCTCACGGTTACAACACGAAGCAGAAGCAATGGAAAACTGCCGTGCAGAGAGGAAACTAGTAGAAAATCTCCTCCAATCTCTCTTGGATATCAAAG ATGA
- the LOC102629602 gene encoding protein NEN4 isoform X1 yields the protein MDGFIPSQAAGTAEIVFFDLETTVPRRAGQRFWVLEFGAIVVCPRKLVELESFSTLIKPKDLSAVALKSSRCDGITREAVESAPEFEEVAEKIFSILNGRVWAGHNIRRFDCARIKEAFAEIGKPAPVPVGMIDSLGVLTEKFGRRAGNMKMATLASYFGLGQQKHRSLDDVRMNLEVLKHCATVLFLESSLPNTFNSNLQSSLTVTTRSRSNGKLPCREETSRKSPPISLGYQRSAVPYTRTSLGKMTESVKNLLCKSQGSQPLNTLLKHSHSLLR from the exons ATGGACGGTTTTATTCCAAGTCAAGCAGCAGGCACAGCAGAGATTGTGTTTTTTGACTTGGAGACAACAGTGCCCAGAAGAGCCGGGCAGCGGTTCTGGGTGCTGGAGTTCGGAGCAATCGTAGTCTGTCCGCGGAAACTCGTGGAGCTTGAGAGCTTCAGCACCCTCATAAAGCCAAAAGATTTGTCAGCTGTTGCATTGAAGTCTAGTAGATGTGATGGGATAACAAGGGAAGCTGTTGAGAGTGCGCCTGAATTTGAGGAAGTTGCTGAAAAAATCTTCAGCATCTTGAATGGCAGAGTGTGGGCAGGGCATAATATACGGAGATTTGACTGTGCTCGTATCAAAGAGGCATTTGCTGAAATTGGTAAGCCGGCGCCTGTGCCTGTTGGAATGATTGATTCTTTAGGAGTCTTGACTGAAAAATTTGGCAGAAGAGCTGGTAACATGAAG ATGGCGACATTAGCTTCATATTTTGGGCTAGGACAGCAAAAGCACAGAAGCCTGGATGATGTTCGGATGAATTTGGAGGTCCTGAAGCATTGTGCAACTGTGCTCTTCCTG GAATCAAGCCTCCCAAATACATTTAATAGCAATTTGCAAAGCTCCCTCACGGTTACAACACGAAGCAGAAGCAATGGAAAACTGCCGTGCAGAGAGGAAACTAGTAGAAAATCTCCTCCAATCTCTCTTGGATATCAAAGGTCAGCGGTTCCCTACACAAGAACAAGCTTGGGAAAG ATGACAGAAAGTGTGAAGAATCTGTTGTGTAAATCTCAAGGAAGCCAGCCTCTTAATACCTTACTCAAGCATTCTCATTCACTGCTTCGATGA
- the LOC102629319 gene encoding sulfate transporter 2.1-like, whose translation MAAALATESSSNVQEMLDIEQNKTNERAQWVLNAPKPPGFWQELVNSVRETFFPHRRKFKNEHDGFNLVFTFLHGLFPILHWCRNYKASKFRNDLMAGLTLASLCIPQSIGYATLAKLDPQYGLYTSVVPPLIYAVMGTSREIAIGPVAVVSLLLSSMIQKVQDPLANPIAYRNFVLTATFFAGIFQASFGLFRLGFLIDILSHAAVVGFMAGAAIVIGLQQLKGLIGIPHFTNKTDAISVVKAVWNSLHHTWSPQNFILGCSFLCFILTTRYLGRKKRKLFWLPAIAPLVSVILSTLFVFLTRADKHGVKIVKHIDRGLNPSSVHQIQFHGQHVGEVAKIGFVAAIVALAEAIAVGRSFASIKGYRLDGNKEMVAMGFMNIVGSFTSCYVATGSFSRSAVNFRAGCESTVSNIVMAITVLISLEFFTRLLYYTPMAILASIIMSALPGLIDFNEFYNIWKVDKLDFLACIGAFFGVLFASVEIGLLVAVTISFAKIILISIQPGTEKLGKLPGTDLFCDVGQYPMAVKTPGILIIRVKSALLCFANANSVRERIMRWITEEEEEEEEEEKESSQRKARKNTQLVLLDLSNMMNIDTSGLASLEELRKTLDSNGIELAIANPRWQVIHKLKMANFVDKIRGRIFLTVGEAMASCLGA comes from the exons aTGGCTGCAGCTCTGGCTACGGAAAGCAGCTCCAATGTCCAAGAAATGCTTGACATAGAGCAAAACAAAACCAATGAAAGAGCTCAATGGGTGCTCAATGCTCCCAAGCCGCCAGGTTTTTGGCAAGAGCTTGTAAATTCTGTGAGGGAAACTTTTTTCCCTCATAGACGCAAGTTCAAGAATGAGCATGATGGATTCAATCTTGTGTTTACATTTCTCCATGGACTATTCCCAATTCTTCATTGGTGCCGAAACTATAAGGCATCCAAATTTAGGAATGATTTAATGGCCGGTTTAACTCTTGCCAGCCTCTGCATTCCACAG AGTATTGGATATGCAACTTTGGCAAAGCTTGATCCCCAGTATGGCCTCT ATACAAGTGTTGTGCCACCTCTCATTTATGCCGTGATGGGGACTTCAAGAGAAATAGCAATTGGACCAGTAGCTGTTGTGTCACTGCTTTTATCTTCAATGATTCAAAAGGTGCAAGATCCTCTGGCTAATCCAATTGCTTACAGAAACTTTGTTCTCACGGCAACTTTTTTTGCGGGCATTTTTCAAGCCTCTTTTGGGCTGTTCAG GTTGGGGTTCCTTATTGATATTCTGTCACATGCTGCCGTTGTTGGCTTCATGGCTGGTGCTGCCATTGTCATTGGCCTTCAACAACTCAAGGGACTAATTGGAATTCCTCACTTCACAAACAAGACTGATGCTATCTCTGTCGTGAAAGCTGTCTGGAATTCACTCCATCATACATGGAGTCCTCAGAATTTTATCCTCGGATGTTCATTcctttgtttcattttaactACTAGATATCTG GGGAGGAAGAAGAGGAAACTCTTCTGGCTACCAGCCATTGCCCCACTAGTATCAGTTATTTTATCAACTCTCTTTGTATTCCTGACAAGAGCTGATAAACATGGAGTGAAGATAGTGAAGCACATTGATAGAGGTTTGAATCCAAGCTCAGTGCATCAAATACAATTCCATGGCCAACATGTTGGAGAAGTGGctaaaattggatttgttGCTGCAATTGTTGCTCTCGCA GAAGCAATTGCAGTAGGCCGGTCTTTTGCATCAATTAAAGGATACCGCCTTGATGGAAACAAGGAAATGGTAGCCATGGGATTCATGAACATTGTAGGATCCTTTACTTCTTGCTATGTGGCAACCG GTTCATTCTCACGCAGTGCTGTGAATTTCAGAGCTGGCTGTGAAAGTACAGTGTCAAATATTGTGATGGCCATTACAGTGCTCATATCATTGGAATTTTTCACAAGGCTCTTGTATTATACTCCAATGGCAATCCTTGCTTCAATTATTATGTCAGCTCTTCCGGGACTCATTGACTTCAatgaattttacaatatttggAAAGTCGACAAGCTTGACTTCCTTGCCTGCATTGGAGCCTTCTTCGGGGTGTTGTTTGCTTCAGTGGAGATCGGTCTTCTAGTCGCT GTCACAATATCATTTGCAAAGATCATACTGATTTCAATTCAACCTGGCACTGAAAAGCTTGGAAAACTTCCTGGAACCGATTTGTTTTGCGATGTCGGTCAATACCCTATGGCTGTTAAGACTCCTGGAATCCTCATAATCCGTGTCAAATCTGCCTTGCTTTGTTTTGCGAATGCCAATTCTGTTAGAGAAAG GATTATGAGATGGATAaccgaagaagaagaagaagaagaagaagaagaaaaagaaagcagCCAGCGAAAGGCTCGAAAGAATACCCAACTTGTACTCCTTGACTTGTCCA aCATGATGAACATAGATACATCAGGACTTGCTTCTCTAGAGGAACTACGTAAAACTCTCGACTCTAATGGCATTGAG CTAGCAATTGCCAATCCCAGATGGCAAGTGATTCACAAGCTAAAGATGGCCAACTTTGTGGACAAAATTAGAGGAAGGATCTTTCTGACTGTTGGGGAAGCCATGGCTTCGTGTCTTGGTGCTTAA